The following DNA comes from Bradyrhizobium sp. SK17.
ACACCTGCGTGAAGCTCGGCGGCGCCATTCGCGTCGACGGCGTCGTCTCCGGCGGTCGCTGAGCGGCCCGACGCTCACGACATCGGTGGCGCCACGAAGCGGATGAAGCCCGGCCGCTGCGCGATCTCGCCGAACCAGCGCTCGAGATTGGGCAGTGTCGGCTTCGTCACGCCCTCGACGCCGAGCCAGCGCCGCGCAAAAGTGCCGAGCGCGATGTCGGCGATCGTGAACTGATCGCCCTCGACGAAGCGGCGGCTGGCGAGTTGCGCCTCGACGACCCGCCACACGATGCCCTCCGCATCGGCGTCCTTCTGGATCTGGACCATGTCACGCTTCTCGGGCGGCGTGCGCACCAGCGCCCAGAATACCGGGCGGTCGACCGGCTGCAGCGTCGACAGCGTCCAGTCGAGCCAGCGGTCGACGGCGGCGCGCGCCTTCGGCGCCTGCGGGTAGACCGGCGAGCCCTGGCCATGCGCCATGCAGAGATAGCGCATCACCGAATTGGATTCCCACAGCACGTAGTCGCCCTCGACCAGCGTCGGGATGCGCCCGTTCGGATTCATCGCGAGATAGTCGGGCTGGTCGTTCCGGCCGAACTGCATGCCGGCATCGATGCGCTGATAGGGCACGTCGAGCTCGGCGAGGCACCAGAGAACCTTCTGTACATTGACCGAGTTGGCCCGGCCCCAGATCGTCAGTTGCGGCTTGCTGTCCATCACGTTTCTTCCCGCGGTTGCGCTTTGCGCGTTCTTAGAGGAATAGCCGGAGAAAAGCGCGGGATGAATTGTATCGCGAGCAAAAAACAGGCTCCGCCGCAGTGCGGCAGAGCCTCACGCTCATGCATGGCGCATCAAGATACGATCAGCGCCCGAACAACAACCACAGCACGATGATCACCGGAATCGGCACGCCCAACAGCCAAAGCAAAATTCCTTTTCCCATCTCATTGCCTCCTCGCATTCCTCTTGGTGAGGGGGCAACGTCAGCGGTGGCGGCATGTTCCTAACGATCGTTCGGCCTCCGGATGAGGCGCGGAAAGCAGATCGGGACGGATGCGAGGCAGCGTTCACCAGTGGCCAGTGTTCTGCATCGAGGCCCATGGCTCGGCGGGCGCCTTCGGCTCGCCCTTTTGCAGGATCTCGATCGAGTGTAGATCGGGCGACCGCACGAACGCCATGTTGCCGTCGCGCGGCGGACGATTGATGGTGACGCCGAGCTTCATCAGCCTCTCGCAGGTGGCGTAGATGTCGTCGACCTCGTAGGCGAGATGGCCGAAATGGCGGTCCTCGCCGTACTTTTCCTCGTCCCAATTGTAGGTCAGCTCGACCAGCGGTGCGCCGCGGGTCTGCGGCTGCGACTTGAGCAGATGGAGGTCTTCCTCCGCGCAGAGAAACACCAGCGTGAAGCGGCCCTTGTCATTGTCGATGCGGCGCACTTCCTTCAGTCCGAGCGCGTCCTGATAGAACTTCATCGCGACATCGAGATTGCGGACGCGCAGCATGGTGTGGAGATAGCGCATTATTCATCCTCCTGCGGAT
Coding sequences within:
- a CDS encoding glutathione S-transferase family protein, yielding MDSKPQLTIWGRANSVNVQKVLWCLAELDVPYQRIDAGMQFGRNDQPDYLAMNPNGRIPTLVEGDYVLWESNSVMRYLCMAHGQGSPVYPQAPKARAAVDRWLDWTLSTLQPVDRPVFWALVRTPPEKRDMVQIQKDADAEGIVWRVVEAQLASRRFVEGDQFTIADIALGTFARRWLGVEGVTKPTLPNLERWFGEIAQRPGFIRFVAPPMS
- a CDS encoding VOC family protein is translated as MRYLHTMLRVRNLDVAMKFYQDALGLKEVRRIDNDKGRFTLVFLCAEEDLHLLKSQPQTRGAPLVELTYNWDEEKYGEDRHFGHLAYEVDDIYATCERLMKLGVTINRPPRDGNMAFVRSPDLHSIEILQKGEPKAPAEPWASMQNTGHW